A section of the Deltaproteobacteria bacterium genome encodes:
- a CDS encoding MMPL family transporter, giving the protein MLPRRWMEAYINFLLRFRVPVLVIVTLASIYAAYYATQMRVYTNFFDLYPPGHPYIQMYQQYRRMFGTANVLMLMIECKEGDIFNVDTVNKVNYATLKVVETAGVNPYQIRSLTHPKVKNIRIRGAIITAYPIMYPGPPKTMDDIAAIKKAVYTNEGVHGFYVSQDNTAALITAGFWEEGVDFRNLYERMQSIREEIEKDGKHTVYISGFPMLYSWVFSYKNYILGVIGITALIILAMLWFYFRTATGVWVPLFSGALSSLLALGLAGRFGFNLDPLVLVVLVLITARALSHSVQSMERYHEEYHRLQDKQKAIMSSYLGLFSPAIVSIAADGFATLTLALAHIPLIQKLAYVSSFWIFTIFISVVTLHPIILYYIPPPPHDPKFGLRFSDKLYTGINRTMVKISQGNNRYFVLVSFSIALAIGMTYSRYLKIGDVSIGKALMAAKHDYNVSYDKINEKFVGASQLVILAEGKQEGVIKDPQVLQTLERFQRFMEQQKLVGGSITITTMARRLYQMFQEGIPKWAIIPDNPRDVGNIFYQFLNTLGADDLDGFIDKNSQNATITVYYKDYNHATVVGSIERAQQFIDENPVENIQFRLAGGLLGILAAVNEEVEWSYKWNLILVMVTVFVLSMLTYASVVGALIVMIPSIVAQPLSEAIMYWMGVDANINSLPVAAVGIGIGIDYGYYVLSRVVEEFQRFNDHEKAIEEALMTTGRAIMFTGTTLTVSVFFWIFFPMKFQSEMAILLTLLLFLHVVGALAFIPGMISLLKPRFPLPNKIMAIVLLAIFIPAGVLYYFNMADLFELGILAVIVGIGEHFYATRHNIGMELRV; this is encoded by the coding sequence ATGCTACCGCGCCGTTGGATGGAAGCGTACATTAACTTCCTCCTCAGATTTCGCGTGCCAGTCCTTGTCATCGTCACTCTTGCCAGCATTTACGCCGCGTATTACGCCACGCAAATGCGGGTGTATACCAACTTCTTCGATCTGTATCCGCCCGGTCACCCCTACATTCAGATGTATCAGCAATACCGCCGCATGTTCGGCACGGCCAACGTGCTCATGCTGATGATCGAGTGTAAAGAGGGCGACATCTTCAACGTCGATACGGTGAATAAGGTCAACTATGCGACGTTGAAAGTCGTGGAGACTGCTGGGGTCAATCCGTACCAAATTCGTTCGCTGACTCATCCGAAAGTCAAGAACATCAGAATCCGCGGTGCCATCATCACCGCCTATCCGATTATGTATCCGGGGCCGCCGAAGACGATGGATGACATCGCCGCGATCAAAAAGGCAGTGTACACCAACGAAGGGGTGCATGGATTTTACGTCTCCCAGGACAACACGGCGGCGTTGATCACCGCCGGCTTCTGGGAAGAAGGGGTCGATTTCCGGAACTTGTACGAACGCATGCAAAGCATCCGCGAGGAAATCGAAAAAGACGGGAAACACACGGTCTACATCAGCGGCTTCCCGATGCTGTACTCGTGGGTATTCAGTTACAAGAATTACATCCTGGGTGTCATCGGTATTACCGCCCTCATTATCCTGGCGATGCTGTGGTTTTATTTCCGCACCGCTACAGGAGTGTGGGTGCCGCTCTTTTCCGGAGCGCTGAGTTCTTTGCTAGCGTTGGGTTTGGCGGGTCGCTTCGGCTTTAATCTCGATCCGCTCGTGCTCGTGGTGCTGGTCTTGATCACGGCGCGCGCGCTCTCACACTCCGTCCAGTCGATGGAACGCTATCATGAGGAGTATCATCGCCTGCAGGACAAGCAGAAAGCGATCATGTCTTCGTACCTGGGGCTGTTCAGTCCGGCCATCGTGTCGATCGCGGCGGACGGATTCGCGACCTTAACGCTGGCTTTGGCGCATATCCCGCTGATTCAAAAACTGGCCTACGTTTCCAGCTTCTGGATTTTTACCATCTTCATCAGTGTCGTGACGCTTCATCCCATCATCTTGTATTACATCCCGCCGCCGCCGCATGACCCCAAATTCGGCCTGCGCTTTTCCGACAAACTGTATACCGGTATCAACCGGACGATGGTCAAAATCAGCCAAGGGAACAACCGTTATTTTGTCTTAGTGTCGTTCTCGATCGCTCTGGCCATCGGCATGACCTACTCGCGGTATTTGAAGATCGGCGACGTATCGATCGGTAAGGCGCTGATGGCGGCGAAGCACGATTACAATGTATCGTACGACAAAATCAACGAAAAGTTTGTCGGCGCTTCGCAATTGGTGATTCTGGCGGAAGGCAAGCAGGAAGGCGTGATCAAAGACCCGCAAGTGCTGCAAACCCTCGAGCGGTTCCAGCGTTTCATGGAACAACAAAAACTGGTGGGGGGCTCGATTACCATCACGACGATGGCGCGCCGACTCTATCAGATGTTCCAGGAAGGTATTCCCAAGTGGGCGATTATTCCCGACAACCCGCGCGATGTGGGGAACATTTTCTATCAATTCCTCAACACGCTTGGGGCGGATGACCTCGATGGTTTTATCGATAAAAACTCCCAGAACGCCACCATCACCGTGTACTATAAGGACTACAACCACGCGACGGTGGTCGGCTCGATCGAGCGCGCCCAGCAGTTTATCGACGAGAATCCGGTAGAAAATATCCAGTTCCGCTTAGCCGGCGGTCTGCTCGGCATCCTAGCGGCAGTCAACGAGGAAGTGGAGTGGTCGTACAAGTGGAACCTGATCCTGGTGATGGTCACGGTCTTCGTGCTCAGCATGTTGACCTATGCTTCGGTGGTCGGGGCGCTAATCGTGATGATTCCCTCGATCGTGGCCCAGCCGTTGTCCGAAGCCATCATGTACTGGATGGGAGTCGATGCCAACATTAACTCGCTGCCAGTCGCGGCGGTCGGGATCGGGATCGGCATCGATTATGGGTACTATGTCTTGTCCCGGGTCGTGGAAGAATTCCAGCGATTTAACGATCACGAGAAAGCGATCGAAGAGGCGTTGATGACCACGGGCCGCGCCATCATGTTCACCGGCACGACGCTGACGGTGAGTGTTTTCTTCTGGATCTTTTTCCCGATGAAGTTCCAGTCGGAAATGGCCATCTTGCTAACGCTGCTGCTCTTCCTCCATGTGGTCGGCGCCCTGGCGTTCATTCCCGGCATGATCTCGTTGCTGAAACCTCGCTTCCCACTACCGAATAAGATCATGGCCATTGTGTTGCTGGCAATCTTCATTCCTGCCGGCGTTTTATACTATTTCAATATGGCCGACTTGTTCGAACTTGGTATTCTCGCAGTGATCGTCGGGATCGGAGAGCATTTCTACGCGACTCGGCATAATATCGGTATGGAGTTGCGGGTCTAA